TCTTGCAGTAGaagatttgatataaaattttgtCAGGACAATATTCCAATACTCTTGCTCAGATATTAATTCAATGCTACATTGTATTTCTATTCAAAGCATGCTTGtcactttgttttttatatttactcAAACTAGTGTACATAATTGCAGGGTCATGtgcaatataataatattttccttttttatcaGAAGAGCCTCATGTTATTTTCCTTGTCATGTAACATTGGTGTCTCACTTACCTCATTTTAGGATATATGAAATATGAGCATAcagtgtatataaaaataaaaagatttcattgacaaacattttaagtctcttttaatttttatacatgtacatattcatgATGCTGAAGACAGAAATCACAATGTGGGATTTACTTATTACATTATACATACTATATGCCAGGTATgtatattcaaaaaaaaattaatgatgaaatGATTTCCAAACAAACAGAAGTCTAGGTCACATTCAAATCATGTTTAACAGCAAACAATCTGTTTTTTTGATAGAAAAGTGTGCATAATCTGTCAGAATGAAATACATTTATCCATATGGTAGGACTGAGGATATAATGAATATATTCTTCAAACCACCATAAATAAAACTTCATTTAAAATGCCAGCCATTAAAACTGATCTATTAATATGAAACACATCAGCTGTAGAGGGCTTTGAAAACAAAAGTCCAATGGATGGATGAATTCCCCTTTTAAGCATTCATGTATCGATCTTCAAATGGGAAATCACCACTTTCCCTAAATTGTCTTCTCATTTCTGCcttgtaaatttttcaaaattatttttccgaaaGATCCAATTTTTATGTGAACAGTCAACATTAGGATAACACCACTGTACAGTGGTTAGTTGGAACTTGGGTTTCTTTGTAATGTTCATGTATTGTCTTCTCATATCTGCCtcgtaaatttttcaaaatcataacTCTAAAAGTTCCAGCATTTATGTGAACAGTCAACATTAGGATAACACAGCTGTATAGCGGTTAGTTGTCGGATAAGAACTTGCGTTTCTTTGTAGTGTTCATGTATGGCCTGTACACCCATTCTGTGTCAGCTGTGTCTACATTTTCTATGGTACCCAGGATTATCTGGTAAACTGTAACAAAGagggaaataattaaaaacaaagtcCTAAGATCTTTAATATGaggtcgaaaaaaaaaatcactatagGACAGAACATCgtaatatcttttttattatgcagCCTTATCAGCACAAAGTTTGCtccaaaaaatgcataaattttTCACTggatataaaattgtgttaataCTCACTTTTCATTTCAAATCTAGGCCCAACTTCTTGTAGTTCTATATCTTTTCCATTCTCTGTCTTCTTGTACACATGATGCCTGTCATAGGAAATGTTTGGTTGTAATCATTGTATGTATTGATTGTACATTGTATGCACacttacatgtatctacatttataataaattaaatcattgcATCAAATGTCTTATGACAGGCTTCTCGGATACTATGAGCATgaatacatgtgcatgtacagATTTACTCTTTAGATAGTCTGACCCAGATTGGTTTGAAGGGAGATAAATATGGTTGACATGAATTCCAAAACTATCTGCCATGACTTTCACCTTTGACCTAGAATCTTAGTTCCCACCATTACATTCACTCTTTATGTAAAGCATGAGCCAGATAGGACCATGGGAAGAGAAAATAAGGTCCAGTATTTTTAAACACATCATTTATCTGTTATTACTTTAACCATTGAACAAGGAatttggttcaaggtcactccTCATCCTCTACCCAGCTGCTCTCTGTGGGTCAAATATGACCCAAATAAGGCAAAGGGGAAGAAAAAGTGATTTGGACAGGTGATAATGACACAGAGAGACTGATCACTATAAAGCACCTGCAGGGGTTTTATCTCCGAAATAACAACTGAAGTATAAATTactatacagtatcatataaATTATTGCTGTTTATATAAtactgtgtatacatgtacaagtacagcTATTCTATATACAgaaaatgtacatacatgttttaacatataTCGTAAACTGTCTATCCATTAAAAAGCTTAcctaaatgaaatgaaatcatcATCATTGGCAAATGTAATCACTCTCTTACTTTCCTCCTTAGGGACTGGGAACAAATACTTCAGGATACTCTTCACCTGTGTATCAAGAAATGCATAAAAGAGTTGGAATATTTTGTtccttatttttcattttcaaaataacatgtaaattttttttatctgaatgcATAccattgtgggtttttttaataccaGTATGTCACAAAAAATCTATAATAAAATCTTAGTCTATTCACATAAACAGCtgaatatataccggtatgacAAAAATTTCGTCATGATGAAACAACCGACAAGCTTCCCTAACAAACATATCGTATTTCTTCCATGCATTGAAGACAATAATTTTACCCTGTTTCCTAGTCTGGATGAGAAGTTGTGGAAGATGAGATGGGGGAACTGTTCAGACATGGTTCCGACGTCGGGAATATCGTGTCGCATCACCACGTTGGACAGAGTGAAATACGCAGTGGGCCCGAACGGAAGGTGACACACTATGAGGCCGTCTGCAGAGAGAAAGCAGGGTTCATTTCAATATTCAGTCTTGTTTATCAAGTGGAAAATTATTTCTGATAGGTATAATTTGATTAATATCTAGtacgttatacatgtatatacaactGCAATTCATGCACATTTTGTAAGTTTGAACAATGTCTGGGGTGCCTCATTCATACTGTAAAATGATTTCCAAGATGGCATTCATGAAAACAATGAGTTCTGCAATCTGTCTAAAGCATAGACCTCTATTACGCTGTTATTGTACTGTCATGTACTGAGGTCTTATGGCCATACAAAATCTTGTTTCACTTTTGAAGTCCAACATATAACTTAAGAATTTTTTAGTCACACTTTTCAAAACCACAAggcatttatcaaatattatttttctttgatatttttctgattaattttttttaatggctaaTTAATTCGATGGAAAAGGAAAtcttgaacaaagaaaaaataagccTAGAGTTAGatttattaaattgttatattGATTCACTCACCAGGAACACCTCTGTGTTCGTGCAGTAAGATGAGATCAGTCACGTCGTTAGAACGACACGCCTCCACCAGCTGTTTCACTTCATAGTTGCCACGGTTTATTCTCTGGCTGTTCGGGAAAATTAAACGCACCTCCTGGAATTCAAAGACAGcagattgaaaatattttttccgtaATTTGAAGCATAGTTTTATCAAatctttttatatgaaaataaggacAATATTTTAAGAGTGTACCTAATAGATGaactttatgaaaataaatttaatcagaaaaatattcacaatatatttttaatgtccAGTCCCAGACCAaactgtaatatatatatatatatatatatatatatatatatgtaaaaacattaaaaataacctTTGCAAACTGTTTGAGTTTAGAGCTTGGATCCCTGGAGGTCGTGATCATGATTTTGGGATCCTCCACACCGGCCCATTTATACTCATCATCCACATGGTTCACTATACCTGTAGTGAGAGAATgaaaagtagtacatgtatacaatgggtgtatgttttattatagtgtgatgtcaaatttcctttaataatcaaataaaataatattgatttgGGAGGCTTCcttttttcaattattaattCAACATGACACCAACTTAAATAAGAAGATATAGAATTCTAGCAAAATCTAGACTGTTTAAAGTAATATGATCAGGTACACTCTGGTTGAGAGAAACAGTGATTATGAAATCAGCTGAATAAGACGATATTAAAAACTTCAACAAATCCTTTCCATATGGAGTAGTCTGTATGGTAGCCATGAGTCTGAGTGAGTGTCTGTATTGATCTGTGAGATAGCCATGAGTCTGAGTGAGTGTCTGTATTGATCTGTTAGGTAGCCATGAGTCTGAGTGAGTGTCTGTATTGATCTGTGAGATAGCCATGAGTCTGAGTGAGTGTCTGTATTGATCTGTGAGGTAGCCATGAGTCTGAGTGAGTGTCTGTATTGATCTGTGAGGTAGCCACGAGTCTGAGTGAGTGTCTGTATTGATCTGTGAGGTAGCCATGAGTCTGAGTGAGATACAAACCTTCTCCTCCTGGAC
This genomic window from Crassostrea angulata isolate pt1a10 chromosome 8, ASM2561291v2, whole genome shotgun sequence contains:
- the LOC128157743 gene encoding U3 small nucleolar ribonucleoprotein protein IMP4-like, encoding MIRRQARLRREYLYRKAIEDRDKTILEKKQRLKQVLDDNKEIPSDLRKDAISIQKTLDWEGPGGEGIVNHVDDEYKWAGVEDPKIMITTSRDPSSKLKQFAKEVRLIFPNSQRINRGNYEVKQLVEACRSNDVTDLILLHEHRGVPDGLIVCHLPFGPTAYFTLSNVVMRHDIPDVGTMSEQFPHLIFHNFSSRLGNRVKSILKYLFPVPKEESKRVITFANDDDFISFRHHVYKKTENGKDIELQEVGPRFEMKIYQIILGTIENVDTADTEWVYRPYMNTTKKRKFLSDN